In Hyphomicrobiales bacterium, a single window of DNA contains:
- a CDS encoding DUF718 domain-containing protein yields MTAYNIVRFKVKPAREKDFVEFHRTAQAIAGLREGALVKTGDRAYCLVAKWDSFDSIVSARPQMIGMLDKIRDMLEDQGNGLGLTDPVSGDVVVELKH; encoded by the coding sequence ATGACCGCCTACAACATCGTTCGTTTCAAGGTGAAGCCGGCCCGCGAAAAGGACTTCGTGGAATTCCATCGCACAGCGCAGGCTATCGCCGGACTGCGCGAAGGTGCACTGGTGAAGACGGGGGACCGCGCCTATTGCCTCGTGGCCAAGTGGGACTCGTTCGACAGCATTGTCTCCGCCCGGCCGCAGATGATCGGCATGCTCGACAAGATTCGCGACATGCTGGAAGACCAGGGCAACGGCCTCGGCCTCACCGATCCTGTGTCAGGCGATGTCGTGGTGGAATTGAAGCACTAG
- a CDS encoding sensor histidine kinase, producing the protein MANACEALVGQGDDPAKFARPDPAITVTTSLREGGAVIAVSDNGPGITPEVLERIREPLFTTKSFGTGLGVPAIEQITIQHGGRLEVSSTPGEGALFSMWLPLTVPQPEATDAA; encoded by the coding sequence ATGGCGAATGCCTGCGAGGCGCTTGTGGGGCAGGGCGATGATCCGGCGAAGTTCGCGCGGCCTGATCCCGCGATTACCGTGACAACATCACTCCGTGAAGGCGGCGCCGTGATTGCGGTGAGCGACAACGGCCCGGGCATCACGCCGGAGGTTCTGGAGCGCATCCGCGAACCGCTGTTCACCACCAAGAGCTTCGGCACGGGGCTTGGCGTTCCGGCGATCGAGCAGATCACCATCCAGCATGGCGGACGCCTGGAGGTTTCATCGACGCCGGGCGAGGGCGCGCTGTTCTCCATGTGGCTGCCGCTCACGGTGCCTCAGCCCGAGGCCACGGACGCGGCGTAA
- a CDS encoding PAS domain-containing protein, with protein sequence MVNDNTPPKRLEDPQVLLSILDNLPTSIFVKDEDLNFVYSNALHCKLIERSEAELLGKSDREFWPAETVKGFEEHDRSVIDSGQVNISEETVPGENGGRQPLLTRKARLAGPDGKTYLIGTNTDLGEIKKREDQYKALTETVPVGVLQLDEDGTVAFANPLLNAYCGGDGAAESKSELIERIKAEHPEFPGASCKFEMEISALGVPRRSVIVISSGWLWIGGTQRSAIISIVDVSEMTELRRINDEVLRLNRELASNMKRLKEAQDELVKKGRMEQLGQLTATVAHELRNPLGAVRTSAFLMERKLKGKGTDVEPQIERINKGIIRCDNIITQLLDFSRTKQLNCQSGDLDQWLAQVLDEEAKKLPAAVTITCNLGLEGRSVPFDPGACSALSSTSWRMPARRLWGRAMIRRSSRGLIPRLP encoded by the coding sequence ATGGTCAACGACAATACGCCGCCCAAGCGGCTTGAAGACCCGCAGGTGCTGCTCAGCATCCTCGACAATCTTCCGACGTCGATCTTCGTCAAGGATGAAGACCTGAACTTCGTCTATTCCAACGCGCTGCACTGCAAGCTCATCGAGCGCAGCGAAGCTGAACTGCTGGGAAAATCGGACAGGGAGTTCTGGCCTGCGGAGACAGTGAAGGGCTTCGAGGAACACGACCGCAGCGTGATCGACAGCGGGCAGGTGAACATCTCGGAGGAAACGGTACCGGGCGAGAATGGCGGAAGGCAACCGCTGCTGACGCGCAAGGCCCGGCTGGCAGGGCCGGATGGAAAGACCTATCTCATCGGCACGAACACGGATCTGGGGGAGATCAAGAAACGCGAGGACCAATACAAGGCACTGACGGAGACGGTACCCGTAGGCGTGCTGCAGCTTGATGAGGATGGCACGGTTGCCTTCGCCAATCCGCTGCTCAATGCCTATTGCGGCGGGGATGGTGCGGCGGAGTCAAAATCCGAACTGATCGAGCGCATCAAGGCGGAGCATCCGGAGTTTCCCGGTGCTTCCTGCAAATTTGAAATGGAGATCTCGGCGCTGGGCGTGCCGCGCCGCAGCGTGATCGTCATCAGTTCGGGATGGTTGTGGATCGGCGGCACGCAGCGCTCTGCCATCATCAGCATTGTCGACGTGAGCGAGATGACGGAATTGCGCCGCATCAACGACGAGGTCTTGCGCCTCAACCGTGAACTGGCCAGCAACATGAAGCGGCTGAAAGAAGCGCAAGACGAGTTGGTGAAGAAGGGCCGCATGGAGCAGTTGGGGCAGCTGACCGCGACCGTGGCGCACGAACTGCGCAATCCGCTGGGCGCGGTGCGCACATCCGCCTTCCTCATGGAGCGCAAGCTCAAGGGCAAGGGCACGGACGTGGAGCCGCAGATCGAGCGCATCAACAAGGGCATCATCCGCTGCGACAATATCATCACGCAGCTTCTGGATTTCTCGCGCACCAAGCAGCTCAATTGCCAGTCCGGCGACCTCGACCAGTGGCTGGCTCAGGTGCTGGACGAGGAAGCAAAAAAGTTGCCGGCGGCCGTCACCATCACGTGCAACCTGGGTCTGGAGGGGCGCAGCGTGCCGTTCGATCCGGGCGCCTGCAGCGCGCTGTCGTCAACCTCATGGCGAATGCCTGCGAGGCGCTTGTGGGGCAGGGCGATGATCCGGCGAAGTTCGCGCGGCCTGATCCCGCGATTACCGTGA
- a CDS encoding response regulator, translating into MSRQLNILVVDDDAANAESLAELFAMDNHRVIVAYDGEQAIEAFSLNKVDVGFFDVMMPKRNGVDSFMQIKRLNPDARVYFMTGYSADDLIDQAVKGGALGVFSKPVDVGRILETVEREAA; encoded by the coding sequence ATGAGCCGCCAGTTGAATATCCTCGTTGTCGATGATGATGCCGCCAATGCGGAGTCGCTTGCCGAACTCTTCGCCATGGACAACCATCGCGTGATCGTGGCCTATGACGGTGAGCAGGCCATCGAAGCTTTCAGCCTGAACAAGGTGGATGTGGGCTTCTTCGACGTGATGATGCCGAAGAGGAATGGCGTGGACAGCTTCATGCAGATCAAGCGTCTCAACCCGGATGCGCGCGTCTACTTCATGACCGGCTACAGCGCCGACGACCTCATCGATCAGGCGGTGAAGGGTGGTGCGCTCGGTGTCTTCAGCAAGCCCGTGGATGTGGGCCGCATCCTGGAGACCGTGGAACGCGAAGCGGCCTGA
- a CDS encoding response regulator, producing the protein MTALSILVVDDDIDNAHSLGELFEIEGHNVRVVHSGEDAISAYCRETFDVAFMDVMMPGKNGVESFLEIRRLKPSARVFMMTGYSVEELLLQAIRGGALGVLDKPFDVNEILSITEQVGPGAWCLHRRWRLDNLWAIPFMRPSARPAAIARWCAAPARGRGP; encoded by the coding sequence ATGACAGCCCTCAGTATCCTTGTTGTTGACGACGATATCGACAATGCCCACTCGCTGGGCGAGTTGTTCGAAATCGAAGGCCATAACGTGCGCGTGGTCCATTCAGGTGAGGATGCCATCTCGGCCTATTGCCGCGAGACATTTGACGTCGCCTTCATGGACGTGATGATGCCGGGCAAGAACGGCGTGGAAAGTTTTCTGGAAATCCGCCGCCTCAAGCCCTCGGCGCGGGTGTTCATGATGACGGGCTACAGTGTGGAGGAACTGCTGCTGCAGGCGATCCGCGGTGGCGCGCTGGGCGTTCTTGATAAGCCGTTTGATGTGAACGAGATCCTCAGCATCACGGAGCAGGTGGGGCCGGGGGCGTGGTGCTTGCACCGCCGCTGGCGCCTGGACAACTTGTGGGCGATTCCATTCATGCGGCCCTCAGCACGTCCGGCCGCAATTGCCAGATGGTGCGCCGCGCCGGCACGCGGCCGTGGCCCGTGA
- a CDS encoding HAMP domain-containing histidine kinase has protein sequence MVKAMASRVAGLRLTAIICVLLVPILLLSQLTLNNLRRDISVVDRESKGVLLANIIMPVAIGLADGTYTGQKSADELVKGDALAADLGMATAYDELKGRVREPSIGTSEKLAHLVRAIGVLGTESSLLLDTEPEATFLAQTNIQNLPEMLLSFHGLHASLQESIASSGIDTTEVKSLLYNLGNLAQSIERTRKSVVRAQASSNNVATYDTSLELVDAISDDVKLTFDVIAASQPGAEWLSLTMLSQQTLDPNKKYRLERGVWEQTMQRLAGLLDRRSANLRNQLYWHMGIVALCVLLGAGAAIGMFRSTLRRLDHVELAKSQADQARVEAEAMADRITHVNDEVTALNRDLADKMLRLKQAQDELVKRGRMEQLGQLTATVAHEIRNPLGAVRTSAFLLERKVRGKGLGVETQIERINKGVTRCDDIITQLLDYSRTKQLTCRPDKLDNWLAAAVEEEAQRLPAVVDITCTLGLGELLVPFDPGRLRRAVINLINNACEAMVGTGDDPSRFATAHPRLDISTHRAGLDIVIRVADNGPGISADNLAKIREPLYTTKSFGTGLGLPAVEKILEQHGGHLEVSSVAGKGSQFDIHLPVEGGMQSMTEAA, from the coding sequence TTGGTCAAGGCGATGGCATCACGCGTGGCGGGCTTGCGGCTTACCGCAATCATCTGCGTACTTCTTGTCCCCATCCTGCTGCTCAGCCAACTGACCCTCAACAATCTTCGCCGCGACATCAGCGTCGTCGATCGCGAGAGCAAGGGCGTGCTCCTCGCCAACATCATCATGCCGGTGGCGATCGGCCTCGCGGATGGCACGTACACGGGGCAGAAGAGCGCCGATGAACTGGTGAAGGGCGATGCGCTTGCAGCTGACCTCGGCATGGCGACAGCCTATGACGAACTGAAGGGCCGCGTGCGCGAACCCAGCATCGGCACCAGCGAGAAGCTGGCGCATCTGGTGCGCGCCATCGGCGTGCTCGGCACCGAATCGTCGCTGCTGCTTGATACGGAACCGGAAGCCACTTTTCTGGCGCAGACCAATATCCAGAACCTGCCGGAGATGCTGCTCAGTTTCCACGGCCTGCACGCCTCGCTGCAGGAGTCGATCGCTTCAAGCGGCATCGACACAACGGAAGTGAAATCGCTGCTCTATAATCTCGGCAATCTCGCGCAGTCCATCGAGCGCACGCGCAAGTCGGTGGTGCGGGCGCAGGCGAGCAGCAACAATGTCGCGACCTATGACACCTCGCTCGAACTGGTGGATGCCATCAGTGACGACGTGAAGCTCACCTTTGACGTGATTGCTGCCTCGCAACCCGGGGCGGAATGGCTGTCGCTGACGATGCTGTCGCAGCAGACGCTTGACCCCAACAAGAAATACCGCTTGGAGCGTGGCGTGTGGGAGCAGACGATGCAACGCCTCGCCGGGCTTCTCGACCGGCGTTCGGCGAACCTGCGCAACCAGCTGTATTGGCACATGGGTATCGTGGCGCTGTGTGTGCTGCTGGGTGCGGGTGCGGCGATCGGCATGTTCCGTTCCACCTTGCGGCGGCTGGATCATGTGGAACTGGCCAAGAGCCAGGCGGACCAGGCGCGCGTCGAGGCCGAGGCGATGGCCGACCGCATCACCCATGTGAATGATGAAGTGACGGCACTGAATCGCGACCTCGCCGACAAGATGCTGCGCCTGAAGCAGGCGCAGGACGAACTGGTGAAGCGCGGCCGCATGGAACAACTCGGCCAGTTGACCGCGACCGTGGCCCACGAAATCCGCAATCCTCTGGGCGCTGTGCGCACCTCGGCCTTCCTGCTCGAGCGCAAGGTGAGAGGCAAGGGGCTGGGCGTTGAAACGCAGATCGAGCGCATCAACAAGGGTGTGACTCGCTGCGATGACATCATCACGCAGTTGCTTGATTACTCCCGTACCAAGCAACTCACCTGCCGGCCCGACAAGCTGGACAACTGGCTGGCGGCGGCTGTGGAGGAAGAAGCGCAGCGGCTGCCGGCAGTCGTGGACATCACCTGCACATTGGGGCTTGGTGAACTTCTCGTGCCATTTGACCCCGGCCGCCTGCGGCGGGCCGTCATCAACCTCATCAACAATGCCTGCGAGGCGATGGTGGGAACGGGGGATGATCCCTCGCGCTTTGCCACGGCGCATCCGCGGCTCGATATTTCCACTCACCGCGCGGGGCTGGATATTGTCATTCGCGTGGCGGACAACGGGCCCGGAATTTCGGCTGACAATCTCGCGAAGATCCGCGAGCCGCTCTACACCACCAAGAGTTTCGGCACGGGCCTTGGCCTGCCTGCGGTGGAGAAAATCCTGGAACAGCACGGTGGCCACCTCGAAGTTTCCTCGGTCGCCGGCAAGGGATCGCAGTTCGACATTCATCTGCCTGTTGAAGGCGGGATGCAAAGCATGACGGAGGCCGCGTGA